Within Alcaligenes sp. SDU_A2, the genomic segment GTCGCTGCGCGTCTCGGGCTGGGATTTGAAGCGGTGAAATCTAGAAAGCCGAACATCGTGTACTGCTCAATATCGGGATATGGTCAAGATGGTCCGATGAGCGCGCGGCCCGCCTATGACCATGTCGTGCAGGCGGCTAGCGGAATTACGATGCTGACCGGCACTTCCGCGACCGTACCGAATCGAATAGGCCCGCCTATAGTCGACTATCTCGCTGGGATATACGGTGCGTTTTCGGTACTGGCCGCATTGCGGGAGCGCGATCAGACGGGACAGGCCCAATACTTAGACGTCGCCATGCTGGATACAGCGATTGTTGCAATGGCCTCGACTGTATCCGTTCTGAACAACGGTGGCATTCAGCCACAAGCCAATGGCAATACCGCAGCCAGTGGCAGCCCTATGTCCGGGATTTTTCCTACTGCGGACGGCTTGCTCGCCATGACGGCCAATAATGATCGCCAGTTTGAGCGAGTCATGCAGGAATTGGGATTGCACGACGCATTGAATGATGAGCGTTTTTCCACCTCCCAGGCCCGTCATCATCATGTAAATGCACTTCAAGCTTTACTGGTCGAACATCTGTCCGGAGCCAGTGCCCAGGAGTGGGAGCAGAGACTGTCGGCCGCACATGTTCCGGTCGCACGTGTTCGGGAACTGCATGAAATCCTGAGTGAACCGCATATTCAGAGCAGGGGTGTTCAACAGCCAGTGTTTGACCCTGTTTCAGGAGCCAGTCTTTATGCGCCGTCAATCGGTTTTAAATGGAACGGCCAGGCACTTGGTCCGCTCACACCCGCGCCGCGACTGGGTGAGCATACCAATGATGTTTTGGGCGCTTTTAACAATTCCATCGCCTGAGGGGCTCGCCAGCTCAGCTTTGGGCTCAATGGGCCCATCCGTCACTATGAAGGAATAACAACGTGCAATCGTTTTCTGAACACTATATTAATGGTGCGCGTCAGCGCATCTTGGAGCGTGAATCCGTTTGTATTTACGATTCAACGACCGAAGCGCCATTGGCCACAGTATTTTTAGGAAATCGCGACGATGTTGATGCCGCTGTGCAGGCCGCTGAGCGCGCGCAACCGGCTTGGCAGGCACTGGGGCCCGACAAGCGCGCACCTTATCTGTTGGCAATAGCTGACGCGCTCGAGATCTGCGCCGCCGAGCTTGCTCACGACGTTTCACGCGAAGTAGGAATGCCGATCAAGCTGTCCCGACGTATTCAGGTCGATGCTCCGATCGCCGCCTGGCGCGCGACGGCGACACTGGCTGACACATTTCAGTTTACCCGTGTCGTTGGCAATTCCCGCGTGACCTTAACGCCGGTCGGTGTGGTTGCTGCTATTACACCGTGGAATTATCCACTGCACCAGATTACCGCCAAACTGGCACCGGCCTTACTAGCCGGGTGTACGGTGGTGCTGAAGCCCTCAGAGCTCGCCCCTGCGGTGACACAGCGCTTGATTGCCGCCTGCGAACAGGCTTCGCTGCCGCCCGGCGTGCTTAATATTGTGCAGGGTGACGCTACCGTCGGCCAAGCGCTGGTGACCCATGCGAATGTCCAGATGGTGTCTTTCACCGGATCTACAGCGGTAGGTTGCCAAGTCGCCTCGAAAGCGGCGGAGCGTATGAAAAGACTCTCAATGGAGTTGGGCGGAAAATCGGCAGCGCTGGTCTTGCCGGGTGCCGATCTTGCCCGGGCTATCAAGGCAACAGTGGGGTCTTGTTTCCTCAATTCAGGCCAGACCTGTAGTGCCATAACCCGACTTATCGTCGCCCGGCAAGACTATGCGCTCTGTCGGGAGTTGCTGGCCCAAGCGGCAAATGCACTGACGCTAGGTGATCCCGCAGATAGCAATACTCGGGTCGGCCCTTTGCTCTGCGCAAAGCAACGTGAGCGCGTGCATGCCTATATGGCAGAGGCGGAACAGCTCGGTGTGGACCTTATTGCCGGCGGCATGGACGCCCCGGTTCCGGCAACAGGCTTTTTTGTTGCGCCAACGATTTATGGAAATGTGGCCGCTAACAGCCGGCTTGCGCAGGAAGAGGTCTTTGGACCGGTGCTGGCCGTGCAGTGCTATGACAACGTGCAAGAAGCGATCGCGCTGGCCAATGGAACCCAGTACGGCTTGGCGGCTGCTGTCTGGGCCGCGGATACGGATACCGCCGAAACGGTTGCCAACTCTTTACGGGCAGGTCAGGTGGATATCAATGGAGCGCGTTTTAACCCAGCTGCACCGTTTGGCGGCTTCGGTTTGTCCGGCCT encodes:
- a CDS encoding aldehyde dehydrogenase family protein; translated protein: MQSFSEHYINGARQRILERESVCIYDSTTEAPLATVFLGNRDDVDAAVQAAERAQPAWQALGPDKRAPYLLAIADALEICAAELAHDVSREVGMPIKLSRRIQVDAPIAAWRATATLADTFQFTRVVGNSRVTLTPVGVVAAITPWNYPLHQITAKLAPALLAGCTVVLKPSELAPAVTQRLIAACEQASLPPGVLNIVQGDATVGQALVTHANVQMVSFTGSTAVGCQVASKAAERMKRLSMELGGKSAALVLPGADLARAIKATVGSCFLNSGQTCSAITRLIVARQDYALCRELLAQAANALTLGDPADSNTRVGPLLCAKQRERVHAYMAEAEQLGVDLIAGGMDAPVPATGFFVAPTIYGNVAANSRLAQEEVFGPVLAVQCYDNVQEAIALANGTQYGLAAAVWAADTDTAETVANSLRAGQVDINGARFNPAAPFGGFGLSGLGREGGDYGLDEFLEPRSVQLPEPAY
- a CDS encoding CaiB/BaiF CoA transferase family protein is translated as MLASNVDRSPSNRPAPLRGIRVLDLTTVLAGPYSTYQLALLGADVIKLEKPEEGDWARQGAPALSAPDLSAQFVAQNAGKRSITVNLKSPEGVRQVLELIDTCDVLVENFAPGVAARLGLGFEAVKSRKPNIVYCSISGYGQDGPMSARPAYDHVVQAASGITMLTGTSATVPNRIGPPIVDYLAGIYGAFSVLAALRERDQTGQAQYLDVAMLDTAIVAMASTVSVLNNGGIQPQANGNTAASGSPMSGIFPTADGLLAMTANNDRQFERVMQELGLHDALNDERFSTSQARHHHVNALQALLVEHLSGASAQEWEQRLSAAHVPVARVRELHEILSEPHIQSRGVQQPVFDPVSGASLYAPSIGFKWNGQALGPLTPAPRLGEHTNDVLGAFNNSIA